One genomic segment of Salvia miltiorrhiza cultivar Shanhuang (shh) unplaced genomic scaffold, IMPLAD_Smil_shh original_scaffold_252, whole genome shotgun sequence includes these proteins:
- the LOC131003667 gene encoding uncharacterized protein LOC131003667, with the protein MPPSPPPQPPIPPPPHLLKKPTSLPDVIFTAFSLLALFSASPKPASILFIPNNNSKLSFPLYPRRFPKMSSPFTSPRRLPPPFATPQTLSDWLRPRLAADLFGSWGVKPGTKNVHNLWLEIAEGETSLADSVPPVRTVEVVIVKIVRSDGKILVESHQELSNGDVRHRGRPLSEKMKPGESVEAAVYRAVKEELGLGSSVKIGTLGIDNCDGDSGIVRILPESYVKKVEERVSASYPGLPARYFLHTVEAEVEGLPEGEFSTEETDEYGGLDEKGASAADSAVSCKKHFWKWVDSD; encoded by the coding sequence ATGCCACCGTCACCGCCGCCCCAACCACCGATCCCACCGCCGCCCCATCTCCTGAAGAAGCCCACGTCACTCCCTGACGTCATCTTCACCGCCTTCTCTCTCCTCGCCCTCTTCTCTGCCTCTCCCAAACCCGCCTCCATTCTCTTCATccccaacaacaacagcaaacTCTCTTTCCCGTTGTACCCCCGCAGATTCCCCAAAATGTCCTCCCCCTTCACGAGCCCCCGCCGCCTGCCGCCGCCGTTCGCCACGCCGCAGACGCTCTCCGATTGGCTGCGCCCGCGCCTCGCCGCCGACCTCTTCGGATCGTGGGGCGTCAAGCCGGGCACCAAAAATGTCCACAATCTGTGGCTGGAGATCGCCGAGGGCGAGACCTCTCTCGCCGATTCCGTCCCTCCGGTTCGCACGGTCGAGGTCGTCATCGTTAAGATCGTCCGCAGCGACGGAAAAATCCTCGTGGAATCGCATCAGGAGCTGTCCAACGGCGACGTGAGGCACCGCGGCCGCCCGCTGTCGGAGAAGATGAAGCCCGGCGAATCGGTCGAGGCGGCGGTTTACCGCGCCGTGAAAGAGGAATTAGGGTTAGGATCGTCGGTCAAAATTGGAACTCTAGGGATCGATAATTGCGACGGGGATAGTGGAATCGTGAGAATCCTGCCGGAATCGTATGTGAAGAAGGTGGAGGAGCGCGTCTCGGCGTCGTATCCGGGATTGCCGGCGCGCTACTTCCTGCACACGGtggaggcggaggtggagggTTTGCCGGAGGGCGAGTTCTCGACGGAGGAGACGGATGAGTACGGCGGGTTAGATGAGAAGGGAGCGAGTGCGGCGGATTCCGCCGTTTCGTGTAAAAAACATTTTTGGAAGTGGGTTGATTctgattga
- the LOC131003666 gene encoding NDR1/HIN1-like protein 26 — translation MSVISEKSPKDCATKKASSKLEKKTYLYLSTLLLSLLSLILLIYLILHPSKPHFSLREADINQLNLSFPSLLNSSIQITLQSDNPNTKVGIYYDEFVLYASYKGQRITPEAGLPPFYQGHGETSLLSASLVGFQLPVAPSFAYEVQRDQTAGRLALTFKAMGKLRWKVGTWVSGRYRFIVSCVAVMPLGPTMPSPPLRSRQTSHCSTSM, via the coding sequence aTGTCTGTAATAAGCGAGAAATCACCGAAAGACTGCGCGACGAAGAAAGCAAGCAGCAAGTTGGAGAAGAAGACATACTTGTACCTGTCGACACTCCTCCTGTCTCTACTCTCTCTCATCCTCCTCATCTATCTCATCCTCCACCCCTCAAAGCCTCACTTCTCCCTGAGAGAAGCCGACATCAATCAGCTCAACCTCTCCTTCCCATCCCTCCTCAACTCCTCCATCCAGATCACCCTCCAATCCGACAATCCCAACACCAAAGTCGGCATCTACTACGACGAGTTCGTGCTCTACGCCTCCTACAAGGGGCAGAGGATCACCCCGGAGGCGGGCCTCCCCCCCTTCTACCAGGGCCACGGGGAGACCAGCCTCCTCAGCGCCTCGCTGGTCGGCTTCCAGCTCCCCGTGGCCCCCTCCTTCGCCTACGAGGTGCAGCGCGATCAGACCGCCGGCAGGCTCGCCCTCACCTTCAAGGCTATGGGCAAGCTCAGGTGGAAAGTCGGGACTTGGGTTTCGGGGAGGTATAGGTTTATTGTCAGCTGCGTCGCGGTCATGCCGCTTGGCCCCACCATGCCGTCGCCGCCATTGCGTTCCAGACAGACCTCGCACTGCTCTACTTCTATGTGA
- the LOC131003668 gene encoding probable E3 ubiquitin-protein ligase RHA1A: MKQYIYDHSKIQIFISSPSKSLLKMGFSYYSPLKPLKKFISSNLMTRPSPRRSNVEHDDNEFRPSPSLVLLPDYLTNKSIHKNRLPIVEYATLTSHNGKVEDDCWCAVCLSRVEAWHNVRELGNCEHAFHVECIDSWMDRGGETCPVCRAQLVSGEVGQGKDPWRSQRMVYLFGEDCFMEELQ, translated from the coding sequence ATGAAGCAATATATATATGACCACTCCAAGATCCAAATTTTCATCTCTTCTCCCTCAAAATCACTTCTTAAAATGGGATTTTCTTACTACTCTCCACTAAAACCCTTGAAGAAGTTCATCTCCTCAAATCTGATGACGAGGCCATCTCCTAGAAGAAGCAACGTTGAACACGACGATAATGAGTTCCGTCCATCCCCTTCACTGGTGCTGCTTCCAGATTACTTGACGAATAAATCCATCCACAAAAATCGTCTCCCGATTGTCGAATATGCAACCTTGACGTCACACAATGGAAAAGTAGAGGATGATTGTTGGTGTGCAGTTTGTTTGAGCAGAGTAGAGGCATGGCATAATGTGAGGGAACTTGGGAATTGCGAGCATGCTTTTCATGTCGAGTGCATCGATTCTTGGATGGACCGTGGTGGCGAAACGTGCCCGGTGTGTCGAGCTCAGCTGGTCTCCGGCGAGGTGGGCCAAGGGAAAGATCCATGGAGGTCACAGAGAATGGTCTACTTGTTTGGAGAGGATTGCTTCATGGAGGAGCTTCAATGA